Proteins from a single region of Neodiprion virginianus isolate iyNeoVirg1 chromosome 4, iyNeoVirg1.1, whole genome shotgun sequence:
- the LOC124301923 gene encoding inositol hexakisphosphate and diphosphoinositol-pentakisphosphate kinase 2 isoform X10, with protein MSYTELEYGYQDLKNATRPVFYVGDINPGQSPLVGQSSSSIYHSSVRDLPKGCLSEDGCMGSTNSLDGEGKQVLVGVCAMAKKSQSKPMKEILTRLEEFEYLKIIVFPEEVILKEPVEDWPIVDCLISFHSKGFPLDKAIQYASLRNPFIINNLRMQYDIQGLQDRRRVYAILNGEGIEIPRYAVLDRDSADPKHHELVESEDHVEVNGITFNKPFVEKPVSAEDHNIYIYYPTSAGGGSQRLFRKIGSRSSVYSPESRVRKTGSYIYEDFMPTDGTDVKVYTVGPDYAHAEARKSPALDGKVERDSEGKEIRYPVILSNAEKLISRKVCLAFKQTVCGFDLLRANGQSFVCDVNGFSFVKNSNKYYDDCAKILGNMILRELAPTLHIPWSVPFQLDDPPIVPTTFGKMMELRCVVAVIRHGDRTPKQKMKVEVRHPKFFEIFAKYDGYKHGHVKLKRPKQLQEILDTARSLLTEIQHRAAGPELEEKQGKLEQLKSVLEMYGHFSGINRKVQMKYQPKGRPRGSSSDDDRFGEPSLVLILKWGGELTPAGRIQAEELGRIFRCMYPGGQGRHLSGEYAGAQGLGLLRLHSTFRHDLKIYASDEGRVQMTAAAFAKGLLALEGELTPILVQMVKSANTNGLLDNDCDSSKYQNMVKTRLHELLQQDREFTREDREQINPGNALSINAAMNFVKNPVRCCQHVHVLIQKLMDIVRIKKDDPKTKDAILYHGETWELMGRRWGKIEKDFCTKKKRFDISKIPDIYDCIKYDLQHNNHTLQFDYAEELYIYSKYLADIVIPQEYGLTVQEKLTIGQGICTPLLKKIRADLQRNIEETGEETVNRLNPRYSHGVSSPGRHVRTRLYFTSESHVHSLLTVLRYGGLLDVVKDEQWRRAMEYVSMVSELNYMSQIVVMLYEDPTKDPSSEERFHVELHFSPGVNCCVQKNLPPGPGFRPHSRNESNHNLGEAGSGAEGSSQCSTRIEEEDSELSILDDNTNSPVTNSNTSPMETDEGNLALDGESPKASKTIDMMDLDPIIDEPFDSGFLQSSAPIPISARTVAGHEAARLGSQLAASQRQRRELEAAGINEPRARSYDHQRQEKTVKPAEKVQYQSLDAVNKEADCCQKSLKQETDLNVANHCENICKLSRVQKSLRRSFTLAHSLSSPNMPVTMVFNSNSSSSPLITFHRVPLASPGTVCAPIDETNSSYTVAKPQLLTQFKKYGRSYTEATLSNFKVCARRYRHSVSGQMTYFKMLGYNVSKKLTGSTNSLFSTAVISGSSSAPDLKDMVPQHASAVAAIDGFGGVPPIRPLETLHNALSLRQLDSFLEMMTSLSFFRTPASSPPKYPSPGGSVHGSFLQNLSIGSIGREYHSSDNEVIRNQLSPTSPNSAGWSSGAPSFLSSEPSSPAPTSAGECSMSTSLGSNDGMRVFNTAHEFPRTPDLNLDLNNICMGIDQGCRESRGSISFTDYYSNEDGQILKICQDDSCKLIKKSVCVDDATIIDNIDEDEDHTLTLRQSKVQKKQDIKFVFKQQENSNPVQPSCSYKKIGRFRVESMEVADDDVRMKDQVTVCTSNPKSVIQSVLVKEATIEGGRKISKPLFSNESDVDLQQTTEIRAISKSNYSKSEICPLSPLHSNAELDSDYRSFTPIEKELSTLDDLDNTRNSEVILTHPIPINGSRINKPSEPVLTLASSLNDGTNVKVGFDVDTEKAG; from the exons ATGTCTTATACGGAATTAGAGTACGGCTACCAG GATCTGAAGAATGCAACAAGACCAGTCTTCTACGTAGGAGATATTAACCCAGGGCAATCCCCCCTCGTCGGTCAGTCCTCATCTTCGATCTACCATTCCTCGGTACGA GATCTGCCGAAAGGATGCCTAAGCGAAGATGGATGCATGGGAAGTACGAATTCTCTGGATGGTGAGGGAAAGCAAGTCTTGGTTGGTGTTTGTGCAATGGCCAAGAAGTCTCAGAGTAAACCTATGAAGGAGATCTTGACACGGCTTGAAGAGttcgaatatttgaaaatcattgtTTTTCCGGAAGAAGTCATACTTAAA GAACCTGTGGAAGACTGGCCGATAGTCGATTGCTTGATAAGTTTTCACAGCAAAGGTTTTCCGCTCGATAAAGCTATACAGTATGCCAGCTTACGAAATCCATTTATAATTAACAATCTGCGTATGCAATACGATATTCAG GGCTTACAGGATCGCAGACGAGTTTATGCGATACTCAATGGAGAAGGCATAGAAATACCGCGATACGCAGTCCTGGACAGAGATTCTGCAGATCCAAAGC ATCATGAACTGGTTGAATCGGAGGACCACGTCGAGGTGAATGGTATAACATTTAATAAACCGTTTGTTGAGAAGCCAGTATCTGCCGAAGATcataatatttacatatattatcCAACATCCGCGGGTGGCGGAAGTCAGAGATTATTTAGAAAG ATTGGCAGCCGCAGCAGCGTTTACTCACCAGAGTCTCGGGTCCGGAAAACTGGATCTTACATATATGAAGATTTCATGCCGACTGACGGCACTGACGTTAAAGTTTACACAGTTGGGCCCGATTACGCTCACGCCGAAGCAAGAAAGAGCCCGGCTCTGGATGGCAAAGTGGAACGGGACTCAGAGGGAAAGGAAATACGCTATCCCGTCATTCTTAGCAATGCTGAAAAACTTATAAGCAGAAAAGTATGCCTCGCCTTTAAGCAAACCGTTTGCGGGTTCGATTTGCTCAG AGCCAATGGTCAATCGTTTGTCTGTGACGTTAATGGATTcagttttgttaaaaattcgaaCAAGTATTATGACGATTGCGCGAAAATTTTGGGTAACATGATTCTCAGAGAACTGGCACCTACTCTTCACATTCCCTGGAGCGTTCCGTTTCAACTGGATGATCCACCCATTGTGCCCACTACATTTGGAAAAAT GATGGAGCTAAGATGTGTCGTTGCAGTTATCAGACACGGCGATAGAACTCCCAAGCAAAAAATGAAGGTCGAAGTTCGTCATCCCAA ATTTTTTGAGATCTTTGCCAAGTACGATGGTTACAAACACGGTCACGTCAAACTAAAGCGGCCCAAACAGCTTCAGGAGATTTTGGACACCGCACGTAGCTTGTTAACGGAGATTCAGCATCGTGCTGCTGGACCAGAGTTGGAAGAGAAGCAAGGAAAACTGGAGCAGCTGAAAAGTGTCCTAGAAAT gTATGGCCATTTTTCAGGAATTAATCGTAAGGTCCAGATGAAATATCAGCCTAAAGGCAGACCTAGAGGGAGCTCCTCAGACGACG ACAGATTTGGCGAGCCATCTTTGGTGCTGATTCTAAAGTGGGGCGGAGAGTTGACGCCAGCTGGACGCATCCAAGCCGAAGAACTTGGCCGTATATTTCGGTGCATGTATCCGGGAGGTCAAGGTAGACACCTTAGTG GAGAATATGCCGGTGCCCAAGGTCTGGGTCTCCTTCGACTGCACTCAACCTTTCGTCATGACTTGAAAATTTACGCCAGCGATGAAGGCAGAGTCCAAATGACGGCTGCAGCTTTCGCCAAGGGTCTACTTGCTTTGGAGGGCGAACTAACTCCCATTCTGGTACAGATGGTCAAAAGTGCCAACACCAATGGACTTTTGGACAACGATTGCGATAGCAGTAAATACCAAAACAT GGTAAAAACGCGACTGCATGAACTACTGCAACAGGATAGAGAATTTACCCGCGAAGATCGCGAGCAGATAAATCCCGGTAATGCTTTGAGCATAAATGCGGcaatgaattttgtaaaaaatccTGTAAGATGTTGTCAGCACGTTCACGTTCTTATACAGAAACTAATGGACATTGTCAGGATTAAGAAAGACGATCCCAAGACGAAAG ATGCTATTCTGTACCACGGGGAAACATGGGAATTAATGGGCCGCCGGTGgggtaaaattgaaaaagatttcTGCACTAAAAAGAAGAGGTTCGACATATCGAAAATCCCCGACATTTATGATTGCATTAAGTACGACCTGCAGCACAACAATCATACGCTTCAGTTTGATTATGCGGAAGAGCTCTACATATACTCAAAATATTTAGCTGATATTGTCATACCGCAG GAATATGGACTAACCGTTCAGGAAAAACTCACCATAGGACAAGGTATTTGCACACCTCTACTGAAAAAGATTCGAGCAGATCTTCAACGAAATATAGAGGAGACCGGCGAAGAAACTGTCAATAGATTAAATCCACG ATACTCGCACGGAGTTTCAAGTCCTGGAAGGCACGTCAGAACGAGATTATACTTTACAAGCGAAAGCCATGTTCACTCCCTACTCACTGTACTGCGATATGGAGGATTACTTGAT GTGGTCAAGGACGAACAATGGCGACGCGCAATGGAGTACGTAAGCATGGTATCAGAATTGAATTACATGTCGCAAATCGTCGTTATGTTATACGAAGATCCAACAAAGGATCCAAGCAGTGAAGAGCGCTTCCATGTCGAGCTTCACTTTAGTCCCGGAGTGAACTGTTGTGTGCAGAAAAATCTTCCCCCGGGACCGGGTTTCCGGCCGCATTCGCGGAACGAGAGTAATCATAATCTC GGTGAGGCGGGATCAGGTGCAGAAGGCAGCTCTCAGTGCAGCACGCGAATCGAAGAGGAAGATTCCGAATTAAGTATCTTGGATGACAACACAAATAGCCCGGTTACAAATTCG AACACTTCACCGATGGAAACAGACGAAGGCAACTTGGCCTTGGATGGCGAGAGCCCGAAGGCGAGTAAAACTATCGATATGATGGACCTGGATCCCATAATCGACGAACCTTTCGATAGTGGCTTTCTACAGAGTTCGGCGCCAATTCCAATCAG CGCGAGAACAGTGGCGGGTCACGAAGCAGCTAGACTTGGCAGCCAGCTAGCAGCGAGTCAACGTCAACGTCGAGAACTGGAGGCAGCGGGTATCAATGAACCAAGAGCCAGAAGCTATGACCACCAGAGACaagaaaaaactgtaaaaC CTGCTGAGAAAGTGCAATATCAAAGTTTGGATGCAGTCAATAAGGAAG CCGATTGCTGTCAAAAGTCACTAAAGCAAGAAACTGATCTGAATGTTGCCAATCATTGCGAGAATATCTGTAAATTATCAAGGGTGCAAAAGTCATTGAGACGATCATTTACTCTAGCACACTCGCTCAGTTCACCCAATATGCCTGTAACCATGGTTTTCAATTCCAATTCATCTTCGTCTCCGTTGATAACTTTTCACCGAGTCCCTCTTGCCTCTCCCGGTACAGTCTGTGCTCCCATAGACGAAACAAATTCGTCTTATACCGTAGCCAAACCGCAATTATTGACGCAATTTAAGAAGTATGGCAGATCTTACACCGAAGCAACTTTGTCTAACTTTAAAGTGTGCG CAAGACGCTATCGTCACAGCGTCTCTGGACAGATGACCTACTTCAAGATGCTCGGATACAACGTTAGCAAGAAGCTTACCGGTTCTACAAACAGCCTGTTCAGCACAGCTGTTATCAGCGGATCGTCGAGCGCCCCGGACCTCAAGGATATGGTGCCTCAGCACGCCTCTGCTGTTGCAG CTATAGATGGATTCGGAGGCGTCCCACCAATCAGACCATTGGAAACATTGCATAACGCACTGTCTCTGAGACAGTTGGACTCGTTTCTAGAAATGATGACTAGCCTGTCTTTTTTCCGCACTCCGGCATCCTCGCCGCCTAAATATCCATCTCCAGGTGGATCTGTTCACGGGTCATTCCTCCAAAATCTAAGCATAGGCAGCATCGGTCGCGAATACCATTCCTCCGATAATGAAGTCATTAG AAATCAGCTGTCACCGACCAGTCCAAACA GCGCAGGTTGGAGCAGTGGAGCGCCATCTTTTTTGTCGTCGGAGCCATCTTCTCCTGCTCCTACGTCGGCGGGTGAATGTAGCATGTCTACCAGTCTCGGTAGCAATGACGG AATGCGCGTGTTCAATACGGCGCACGAATTTCCCAGAACACCAGATTTGAACCTAGACCTAAATAACATCTGTATGGGAATAGATCAAGGCTGCCGAGAAAGCCGTGGAAGTATATCTTTTACAGATTACTACAGTAACGAAGATGgccaaattttgaaaatctgccAAGACGATAGCTGTAAGCTCATCAAGAAATCAGTATGTGTTGATGATGCTACAATCATTGATAACATCGATGAAGACGAGGACCATACTTTGACATTGAGACAGAGCAAGGTGCAGAAGAAACAAGAcatcaaatttgttttcaaacagCAGGAAAATTCTAATCCGGTACAACCGAGTTgtagttataaaaaaattggaag ATTCCGTGTGGAAAGTATGGAAGTTGCGGATGATGACGTTAGGATGAAAGACCAGGTTACAGTGTGTACCAGCAATCCGAAAAGTGTGATCCAATCTGTGTTAGTCAAAGAGGCAACTATCGAAGGTggtagaaaaatatcaaaaccATTGTTCAGTAATGAGAGTGATGTTGATTTACAACAAACGACTGAAATACGGGCAATCTCCAAGAgcaattattcaaaatctgAAATCTGTCCTCTTTCACCACTACATTCGAATGCAGAACTTGACTCCGATTACCGGAGCTTTACTCCAATTGAAAAGGAACTTTCTACTTTGGATGATCTTGACAACACAAGAAACTCGGAGGTGATCCTCACCCATCCAATTCCCATCAATGGATCGAGAATTAACAAACCATCTGAACCTGTACTTACACTAGCGAGCAGTCTTAATGACGGTACAAATGTTAAAGTTGGTTTTGACGTTGATACCGAAAAAGCAGGTTAA
- the LOC124301923 gene encoding inositol hexakisphosphate and diphosphoinositol-pentakisphosphate kinase 2 isoform X9, protein MSYTELEYGYQDLKNATRPVFYVGDINPGQSPLVGQSSSSIYHSSVRDLPKGCLSEDGCMGSTNSLDGEGKQVLVGVCAMAKKSQSKPMKEILTRLEEFEYLKIIVFPEEVILKEPVEDWPIVDCLISFHSKGFPLDKAIQYASLRNPFIINNLRMQYDIQGLQDRRRVYAILNGEGIEIPRYAVLDRDSADPKHHELVESEDHVEVNGITFNKPFVEKPVSAEDHNIYIYYPTSAGGGSQRLFRKIGSRSSVYSPESRVRKTGSYIYEDFMPTDGTDVKVYTVGPDYAHAEARKSPALDGKVERDSEGKEIRYPVILSNAEKLISRKVCLAFKQTVCGFDLLRANGQSFVCDVNGFSFVKNSNKYYDDCAKILGNMILRELAPTLHIPWSVPFQLDDPPIVPTTFGKMMELRCVVAVIRHGDRTPKQKMKVEVRHPKFFEIFAKYDGYKHGHVKLKRPKQLQEILDTARSLLTEIQHRAAGPELEEKQGKLEQLKSVLEMYGHFSGINRKVQMKYQPKGRPRGSSSDDDRFGEPSLVLILKWGGELTPAGRIQAEELGRIFRCMYPGGQGEYAGAQGLGLLRLHSTFRHDLKIYASDEGRVQMTAAAFAKGLLALEGELTPILVQMVKSANTNGLLDNDCDSSKYQNMVKTRLHELLQQDREFTREDREQINPGNALSINAAMNFVKNPVRCCQHVHVLIQKLMDIVRIKKDDPKTKDAILYHGETWELMGRRWGKIEKDFCTKKKRFDISKIPDIYDCIKYDLQHNNHTLQFDYAEELYIYSKYLADIVIPQEYGLTVQEKLTIGQGICTPLLKKIRADLQRNIEETGEETVNRLNPRRILHFRYSHGVSSPGRHVRTRLYFTSESHVHSLLTVLRYGGLLDVVKDEQWRRAMEYVSMVSELNYMSQIVVMLYEDPTKDPSSEERFHVELHFSPGVNCCVQKNLPPGPGFRPHSRNESNHNLGEAGSGAEGSSQCSTRIEEEDSELSILDDNTNSPVTNSNTSPMETDEGNLALDGESPKASKTIDMMDLDPIIDEPFDSGFLQSSAPIPISARTVAGHEAARLGSQLAASQRQRRELEAAGINEPRARSYDHQRQEKTVKPAEKVQYQSLDAVNKEADCCQKSLKQETDLNVANHCENICKLSRVQKSLRRSFTLAHSLSSPNMPVTMVFNSNSSSSPLITFHRVPLASPGTVCAPIDETNSSYTVAKPQLLTQFKKYGRSYTEATLSNFKVCARRYRHSVSGQMTYFKMLGYNVSKKLTGSTNSLFSTAVISGSSSAPDLKDMVPQHASAVAAIDGFGGVPPIRPLETLHNALSLRQLDSFLEMMTSLSFFRTPASSPPKYPSPGGSVHGSFLQNLSIGSIGREYHSSDNEVIRNQLSPTSPNSAGWSSGAPSFLSSEPSSPAPTSAGECSMSTSLGSNDGMRVFNTAHEFPRTPDLNLDLNNICMGIDQGCRESRGSISFTDYYSNEDGQILKICQDDSCKLIKKSVCVDDATIIDNIDEDEDHTLTLRQSKVQKKQDIKFVFKQQENSNPVQPSCSYKKIGRFRVESMEVADDDVRMKDQVTVCTSNPKSVIQSVLVKEATIEGGRKISKPLFSNESDVDLQQTTEIRAISKSNYSKSEICPLSPLHSNAELDSDYRSFTPIEKELSTLDDLDNTRNSEVILTHPIPINGSRINKPSEPVLTLASSLNDGTNVKVGFDVDTEKAG, encoded by the exons ATGTCTTATACGGAATTAGAGTACGGCTACCAG GATCTGAAGAATGCAACAAGACCAGTCTTCTACGTAGGAGATATTAACCCAGGGCAATCCCCCCTCGTCGGTCAGTCCTCATCTTCGATCTACCATTCCTCGGTACGA GATCTGCCGAAAGGATGCCTAAGCGAAGATGGATGCATGGGAAGTACGAATTCTCTGGATGGTGAGGGAAAGCAAGTCTTGGTTGGTGTTTGTGCAATGGCCAAGAAGTCTCAGAGTAAACCTATGAAGGAGATCTTGACACGGCTTGAAGAGttcgaatatttgaaaatcattgtTTTTCCGGAAGAAGTCATACTTAAA GAACCTGTGGAAGACTGGCCGATAGTCGATTGCTTGATAAGTTTTCACAGCAAAGGTTTTCCGCTCGATAAAGCTATACAGTATGCCAGCTTACGAAATCCATTTATAATTAACAATCTGCGTATGCAATACGATATTCAG GGCTTACAGGATCGCAGACGAGTTTATGCGATACTCAATGGAGAAGGCATAGAAATACCGCGATACGCAGTCCTGGACAGAGATTCTGCAGATCCAAAGC ATCATGAACTGGTTGAATCGGAGGACCACGTCGAGGTGAATGGTATAACATTTAATAAACCGTTTGTTGAGAAGCCAGTATCTGCCGAAGATcataatatttacatatattatcCAACATCCGCGGGTGGCGGAAGTCAGAGATTATTTAGAAAG ATTGGCAGCCGCAGCAGCGTTTACTCACCAGAGTCTCGGGTCCGGAAAACTGGATCTTACATATATGAAGATTTCATGCCGACTGACGGCACTGACGTTAAAGTTTACACAGTTGGGCCCGATTACGCTCACGCCGAAGCAAGAAAGAGCCCGGCTCTGGATGGCAAAGTGGAACGGGACTCAGAGGGAAAGGAAATACGCTATCCCGTCATTCTTAGCAATGCTGAAAAACTTATAAGCAGAAAAGTATGCCTCGCCTTTAAGCAAACCGTTTGCGGGTTCGATTTGCTCAG AGCCAATGGTCAATCGTTTGTCTGTGACGTTAATGGATTcagttttgttaaaaattcgaaCAAGTATTATGACGATTGCGCGAAAATTTTGGGTAACATGATTCTCAGAGAACTGGCACCTACTCTTCACATTCCCTGGAGCGTTCCGTTTCAACTGGATGATCCACCCATTGTGCCCACTACATTTGGAAAAAT GATGGAGCTAAGATGTGTCGTTGCAGTTATCAGACACGGCGATAGAACTCCCAAGCAAAAAATGAAGGTCGAAGTTCGTCATCCCAA ATTTTTTGAGATCTTTGCCAAGTACGATGGTTACAAACACGGTCACGTCAAACTAAAGCGGCCCAAACAGCTTCAGGAGATTTTGGACACCGCACGTAGCTTGTTAACGGAGATTCAGCATCGTGCTGCTGGACCAGAGTTGGAAGAGAAGCAAGGAAAACTGGAGCAGCTGAAAAGTGTCCTAGAAAT gTATGGCCATTTTTCAGGAATTAATCGTAAGGTCCAGATGAAATATCAGCCTAAAGGCAGACCTAGAGGGAGCTCCTCAGACGACG ACAGATTTGGCGAGCCATCTTTGGTGCTGATTCTAAAGTGGGGCGGAGAGTTGACGCCAGCTGGACGCATCCAAGCCGAAGAACTTGGCCGTATATTTCGGTGCATGTATCCGGGAGGTCAAG GAGAATATGCCGGTGCCCAAGGTCTGGGTCTCCTTCGACTGCACTCAACCTTTCGTCATGACTTGAAAATTTACGCCAGCGATGAAGGCAGAGTCCAAATGACGGCTGCAGCTTTCGCCAAGGGTCTACTTGCTTTGGAGGGCGAACTAACTCCCATTCTGGTACAGATGGTCAAAAGTGCCAACACCAATGGACTTTTGGACAACGATTGCGATAGCAGTAAATACCAAAACAT GGTAAAAACGCGACTGCATGAACTACTGCAACAGGATAGAGAATTTACCCGCGAAGATCGCGAGCAGATAAATCCCGGTAATGCTTTGAGCATAAATGCGGcaatgaattttgtaaaaaatccTGTAAGATGTTGTCAGCACGTTCACGTTCTTATACAGAAACTAATGGACATTGTCAGGATTAAGAAAGACGATCCCAAGACGAAAG ATGCTATTCTGTACCACGGGGAAACATGGGAATTAATGGGCCGCCGGTGgggtaaaattgaaaaagatttcTGCACTAAAAAGAAGAGGTTCGACATATCGAAAATCCCCGACATTTATGATTGCATTAAGTACGACCTGCAGCACAACAATCATACGCTTCAGTTTGATTATGCGGAAGAGCTCTACATATACTCAAAATATTTAGCTGATATTGTCATACCGCAG GAATATGGACTAACCGTTCAGGAAAAACTCACCATAGGACAAGGTATTTGCACACCTCTACTGAAAAAGATTCGAGCAGATCTTCAACGAAATATAGAGGAGACCGGCGAAGAAACTGTCAATAGATTAAATCCACG TCGTATCCTCCATTTCAGATACTCGCACGGAGTTTCAAGTCCTGGAAGGCACGTCAGAACGAGATTATACTTTACAAGCGAAAGCCATGTTCACTCCCTACTCACTGTACTGCGATATGGAGGATTACTTGAT GTGGTCAAGGACGAACAATGGCGACGCGCAATGGAGTACGTAAGCATGGTATCAGAATTGAATTACATGTCGCAAATCGTCGTTATGTTATACGAAGATCCAACAAAGGATCCAAGCAGTGAAGAGCGCTTCCATGTCGAGCTTCACTTTAGTCCCGGAGTGAACTGTTGTGTGCAGAAAAATCTTCCCCCGGGACCGGGTTTCCGGCCGCATTCGCGGAACGAGAGTAATCATAATCTC GGTGAGGCGGGATCAGGTGCAGAAGGCAGCTCTCAGTGCAGCACGCGAATCGAAGAGGAAGATTCCGAATTAAGTATCTTGGATGACAACACAAATAGCCCGGTTACAAATTCG AACACTTCACCGATGGAAACAGACGAAGGCAACTTGGCCTTGGATGGCGAGAGCCCGAAGGCGAGTAAAACTATCGATATGATGGACCTGGATCCCATAATCGACGAACCTTTCGATAGTGGCTTTCTACAGAGTTCGGCGCCAATTCCAATCAG CGCGAGAACAGTGGCGGGTCACGAAGCAGCTAGACTTGGCAGCCAGCTAGCAGCGAGTCAACGTCAACGTCGAGAACTGGAGGCAGCGGGTATCAATGAACCAAGAGCCAGAAGCTATGACCACCAGAGACaagaaaaaactgtaaaaC CTGCTGAGAAAGTGCAATATCAAAGTTTGGATGCAGTCAATAAGGAAG CCGATTGCTGTCAAAAGTCACTAAAGCAAGAAACTGATCTGAATGTTGCCAATCATTGCGAGAATATCTGTAAATTATCAAGGGTGCAAAAGTCATTGAGACGATCATTTACTCTAGCACACTCGCTCAGTTCACCCAATATGCCTGTAACCATGGTTTTCAATTCCAATTCATCTTCGTCTCCGTTGATAACTTTTCACCGAGTCCCTCTTGCCTCTCCCGGTACAGTCTGTGCTCCCATAGACGAAACAAATTCGTCTTATACCGTAGCCAAACCGCAATTATTGACGCAATTTAAGAAGTATGGCAGATCTTACACCGAAGCAACTTTGTCTAACTTTAAAGTGTGCG CAAGACGCTATCGTCACAGCGTCTCTGGACAGATGACCTACTTCAAGATGCTCGGATACAACGTTAGCAAGAAGCTTACCGGTTCTACAAACAGCCTGTTCAGCACAGCTGTTATCAGCGGATCGTCGAGCGCCCCGGACCTCAAGGATATGGTGCCTCAGCACGCCTCTGCTGTTGCAG CTATAGATGGATTCGGAGGCGTCCCACCAATCAGACCATTGGAAACATTGCATAACGCACTGTCTCTGAGACAGTTGGACTCGTTTCTAGAAATGATGACTAGCCTGTCTTTTTTCCGCACTCCGGCATCCTCGCCGCCTAAATATCCATCTCCAGGTGGATCTGTTCACGGGTCATTCCTCCAAAATCTAAGCATAGGCAGCATCGGTCGCGAATACCATTCCTCCGATAATGAAGTCATTAG AAATCAGCTGTCACCGACCAGTCCAAACA GCGCAGGTTGGAGCAGTGGAGCGCCATCTTTTTTGTCGTCGGAGCCATCTTCTCCTGCTCCTACGTCGGCGGGTGAATGTAGCATGTCTACCAGTCTCGGTAGCAATGACGG AATGCGCGTGTTCAATACGGCGCACGAATTTCCCAGAACACCAGATTTGAACCTAGACCTAAATAACATCTGTATGGGAATAGATCAAGGCTGCCGAGAAAGCCGTGGAAGTATATCTTTTACAGATTACTACAGTAACGAAGATGgccaaattttgaaaatctgccAAGACGATAGCTGTAAGCTCATCAAGAAATCAGTATGTGTTGATGATGCTACAATCATTGATAACATCGATGAAGACGAGGACCATACTTTGACATTGAGACAGAGCAAGGTGCAGAAGAAACAAGAcatcaaatttgttttcaaacagCAGGAAAATTCTAATCCGGTACAACCGAGTTgtagttataaaaaaattggaag ATTCCGTGTGGAAAGTATGGAAGTTGCGGATGATGACGTTAGGATGAAAGACCAGGTTACAGTGTGTACCAGCAATCCGAAAAGTGTGATCCAATCTGTGTTAGTCAAAGAGGCAACTATCGAAGGTggtagaaaaatatcaaaaccATTGTTCAGTAATGAGAGTGATGTTGATTTACAACAAACGACTGAAATACGGGCAATCTCCAAGAgcaattattcaaaatctgAAATCTGTCCTCTTTCACCACTACATTCGAATGCAGAACTTGACTCCGATTACCGGAGCTTTACTCCAATTGAAAAGGAACTTTCTACTTTGGATGATCTTGACAACACAAGAAACTCGGAGGTGATCCTCACCCATCCAATTCCCATCAATGGATCGAGAATTAACAAACCATCTGAACCTGTACTTACACTAGCGAGCAGTCTTAATGACGGTACAAATGTTAAAGTTGGTTTTGACGTTGATACCGAAAAAGCAGGTTAA